From the Candidatus Peregrinibacteria bacterium genome, one window contains:
- the pflA gene encoding pyruvate formate lyase-activating protein, with amino-acid sequence MSDFKTLRHPPNLAPPKGVGAENACENSQCVRKEHDTQEKIGKIHSIESLGTLDGPGIRFVVFLAGCYLRCKFCHNIDVVLCKDPLFLTANDLLEKILRNKPYLEASGGGVTVSGGEPFYQTDFLEEFLEKCQENGIHTAVDTSLKTTQEDLERIAKHTDIFLVSLKHFDDKTHRFLTGRGNVDILENVRHLSDMKKRIWFRYLILPGYTDTKENIAALIDFCKTVQFELIELLPYHEMGVAKWKKEGIDYGIPEVHPPSRKSMEDIRTQLEKEGFQVVVNE; translated from the coding sequence ATGAGCGATTTTAAGACGCTCCGTCATCCTCCAAATTTGGCACCGCCAAAAGGTGTAGGAGCAGAAAATGCCTGTGAGAATTCGCAATGCGTTCGAAAAGAACATGATACACAAGAAAAAATTGGAAAGATTCACTCCATCGAAAGTCTAGGAACTCTTGACGGACCAGGGATTCGTTTTGTTGTCTTCCTTGCGGGATGCTATTTGCGGTGCAAATTTTGCCACAACATTGATGTGGTTCTCTGCAAAGATCCACTTTTTTTGACTGCGAATGATCTTCTAGAAAAAATTCTTCGAAACAAACCCTATCTCGAAGCGAGCGGAGGAGGAGTTACTGTAAGCGGTGGAGAACCGTTTTATCAAACAGATTTTCTGGAAGAATTTCTTGAAAAGTGCCAAGAAAATGGCATTCATACCGCGGTCGATACGTCACTCAAAACAACTCAGGAGGATTTAGAGCGCATTGCAAAGCACACGGATATTTTTCTCGTAAGCCTGAAACATTTTGATGACAAGACCCATCGTTTTCTGACCGGAAGAGGAAATGTGGATATTCTCGAAAACGTGCGTCACCTTTCAGACATGAAAAAACGCATCTGGTTCCGCTACCTCATTTTACCGGGGTACACCGATACAAAAGAGAATATTGCCGCGCTCATCGATTTCTGCAAAACCGTTCAATTTGAACTCATCGAACTGCTCCCCTACCACGAAATGGGCGTTGCAAAATGGAAAAAAGAAGGAATTGATTACGGCATTCCCGAGGTTCATCCACCATCTCGAAAAAGTATGGAAGATATTCGCACACAACTCGAGAAGGAGGGATTTCAAGTGGTAGTCAATGAATAG